A part of Nocardioides sp. WS12 genomic DNA contains:
- a CDS encoding gluconokinase translates to MTSMNQQPPQLVVMGVSGSGKSTVGAALAQRLGVPFADADDFHPPANIAKMTAGHALDDVDRHPWLEAIGEWLARHEQGGVISCSALKVAYRDQLRTHAPRTAFVHLHGSREVIARRQASRPGHFMPASLLDSQFDTLEPLGRHEAGLVIDVDQDVDAIVQEYVDRIVAASTD, encoded by the coding sequence ATGACCAGCATGAACCAGCAGCCCCCGCAACTCGTCGTGATGGGCGTGTCCGGGTCGGGCAAGTCCACCGTCGGCGCGGCGCTCGCGCAACGCCTCGGGGTTCCGTTCGCCGACGCCGACGACTTCCACCCGCCCGCCAACATCGCGAAGATGACCGCCGGCCACGCCCTCGACGACGTCGACCGCCACCCCTGGCTGGAAGCGATCGGGGAGTGGCTCGCCCGGCACGAGCAGGGTGGCGTGATCAGCTGCTCCGCCCTCAAGGTCGCCTACCGCGACCAGCTGCGCACCCACGCACCGCGCACCGCGTTCGTCCACCTGCACGGATCGCGCGAGGTCATCGCGCGGCGCCAGGCCAGCCGGCCCGGCCACTTCATGCCGGCCTCGTTGCTCGACTCGCAGTTCGACACGCTCGAACCGCTCGGGCGCCACGAGGCCGGCCTCGTCATCGACGTCGACCAGGACGTCGACGCCATCGTCCAGGAATACGTCGACCGCATCGTCGCGGCCTCGACC